The Microterricola viridarii nucleotide sequence GCACAGGATGAGCGTTGTGATGCCAAGACTCGCGATGCCCAACAGAGTCGTCTGCAATGAGATGGTCGTTAGGGTCAGGCCGAGGTCAGCGCCTGCAACAAGGCGCGCCAACAGCACAATTCCGAGCGCCTCTATCGTTGTTGCGGTGAGTCGAGCAAGGGCAAGTGTGCCGAATTGACGGCGCACTATGTGGTCTCAACGCAGAACTCATCGCAGCGCACGACAGTGTTGTTCCTCTTGAGTAGCTCCAACGACTCACACAGGGCTTCACATCAAGTGGCTTGCGTACCCGGGCACCCGGAACCACGGACTGCAAACACGGTTTGAGGCTGCCGAGCCTCACAAGCGTAAGCAGCTCACGATAGTGAACCCGCCCACAGCGAGCTACCCCGAGTTTGGGGGCGCGACCGTGCAGTGTGGGGTCGTGCGCTGCGCCCCGCGCTGTTGAGGCGCAGCCAGCTCAAGCGTCGACCCGCGGGCTCGGCGAAGGCCAACTTGAGAACAACTCCTTGAAAAGCGAAGCGGCGGCCGTCCAAGGGAGGAAGCCCGACGCGATCTGCTGCGTGAGATTCAGGGACGCCCCATGCCCCGGTACGTCCATCCCGCGGCGCGCCAAACGGCGGCGTCCAGGGCGTTGCGGCCGTCGATCACGCTCGCGCCCGCGACCAGGGTCGCAGAGCGCACCGGGTCGAGCTCGCGGAACTGCTTCCACTCGGTGGCGAGCACCACCAGGTCGGCTCCGGCGAGCGCTTCGTCGGCCGTGCCCGCGTAGTCCAGCTGCGGGTGGCGGATCCGGGCATTCTCGATGCCCTGCGGGTCGGTGGAGACGACCCGGGCGCCGAGACCCTTCAGCTGCACGGCGACGTCAAGGGCCGGGGAGTCGCGCACGTCGTCGGAGTCCGGTTTGAAGGTGACCCCGAGCACGGCGATGCGCTTGTCGTAGACCGATCCGCCGAGGGCCTCGACGGCGAGGTCAACGACACGCTGCCGGCGGCGCAGGTTGATGGCGTCGACCTCCTTGAGGAAGGCGACGGACTCGCCGCGGCCGAGCTCCTCGGCGCGTGCCGTGAAGGCGCGGATGTCCTTGGGCAGGCAACCGCCGCCGAAGCCGACGCCGGCGTTGAGGAAGCGTCGCCCGATGCGCGCGTCGTGGCCGATGGCATCGGCGAGCTGGCCGACATCCGCCCCGGTCACCTCGGCGATCTCGGCCATCGCGTTGATGAACGAGATCTTGGTGGCCAGGAAGGCGTTGGCCGCCACCTTGACCAGCTCGGCGGTGGCGTAGTCGGTGATGATGCGCGGGGTGCCGGTGCCCAGTGCGGTGGCGTAGACCTCGTCCAGCACGGATGCCGCGCGCTCGTCGGCCACGCCGTAGACCAGGCGGTCCGGCTCGATCGTGTCTTTCACAGCGAAGCCCTCGCGCAGGAACTCCGGGTTCCAGGCCAACGTCGCACCGCTGCCGCTCTCGGCGAGCTTCTGGGCCAGCCGGGCGGCCGTGCCCACCGGCACCGTGCTCTTTCCAACGACGAGGTCGCCCGCCTTCAGGTACGGGATCAAGGCGTCGATCGCGGCGTCGACGTAACGCATGTCGGCGGCATAGCTACCCTGCATCTGCGGGGTGCCGACGGCGACGAAGTGCACCGTCGCCTCGGAGACTTCGGCCATGTCGGTGCTGAAGCGCAGGCGACCACTCGCGCCGGCCGAGGTGAGGATCTCGGGCAGGCCAGGCTCGAAGAACGGAGGGCGGCCGGCGGCCAACTGCTCGATCTTGGCCTGGTCGACGTCGATGCCGACGACCTCGTGGCCGAGTTCGGCCATCGCCGAGGCGTGCACGGCACCCAGGTAGCCACAGCCGATAACGGATAGCTTCACGAAGCCACTCTCCCAAGTTCATGTCTGGGTAGACGAGCCACCCGTTGTGCCGTCACTCCGACAAAGTCGGTTCAATCATCCCCTGCCGTGGGCGACGGAGTGAAATCCTGCAGTGCCGCTCACCGGTTCGCGCGCAAATCAGTCGAGTTTTGACACCAAGACCATTGATTCCATCGCGCGGGCACCGCCGCACAACTGAATGCATTGCGGCGCTCGTTTTGCGCTCTCATCTGCAGAAATGAGTGTCAGAGGGTGGTGGGAGTCTGGTTTCAGGCCGGAACGCCAGACGATTGCCGGCCTCGAAGATGCACGAGGAGGTGCAGCGATGAACGAAGCTTTGGAAACCCTTGCCGACTCGGTCGATGCTCTGGCATCCGCGTGGGAGCAGGCATCACCCGCATCCTTTGCCGGCCCGCTCTCCGAGGCCCTTGGCCGGCAGGTCGAGGCGGACTTCGAGGGCATGACGGATTCCACGCTGATCAGCACCGTCGAGCGGCTGCAGAATGTCGTGCGCGCCGCCGACGCCCTGCGAATGCGGGCCGCAGCCGAGGTCGGGCGCCGCTCCCGCCCCGAGCTCGGGCCGGAGCGCTTGTGCACCCGGCAAGGGAGCAACTCCGCTCCCGGGTTTCTCTCCGAGGTGATGCGTGTGCCGATCGGCGAGGCCGCGAAACTGCAGCGGCTCGGCGAGCGCACCGCCAGCGGGCTGAGCTTCAGCGGGGCCGTCATCCCTCCCCCGTTCCCCGCCGTCGCCGCCGCACTGACGGCAGGCACGATCGGCACGGATGCCGCGGCCCACATTGTGCGGATGCTCGAGTCCGTTGCACCCCGCGCCGACCGCGAGCATATGGCCAGAGCCGAGGAGTCCTTGGTCCACGCCGCTGAAACGCTGACCGTCGCCACCATCCTGCAGCTCTGTCAGGCTTGGCGGGATCGCCTCGATCAAGACGGCGTGCGCCCGCGCGAGGACGAGTTGCGCAGCCGGCGCGCCTTGACTCGGCGCACAACGGCCGACGGGATGACGGAATTGCACGTCGTGCTGGACCCCGAGAGCGCCGCCATCGTCGTGACGGCAGTCGACGGCATCGTCAGCGCCCAGTTGCACGCCAACCGTGAGAACGACGACCCGGCCCTCGCCGACGGGCGCGAACTGCCCGCGCTGCGCCTGGACGCGCTGGTCGACATCGCCCGCCACGCGCTCGGCTGCGAGAAGACCATGCCGGCGCTGCGCAGCACCACCGTCGTGGTGCGCACGACGCTCGAGGAGCTCACCAGCGGGCTGGGCACCGCCGAGATCGACGGCGTCGCAGACGGCCTGTCCGCTGCCAGCGCCCGTCGGTTGGCGGCGAGCGCAGAGATCATCCCGATCGTCCTCGGCGGCAGGAGCGAGGTGCTGGACCTCGGCAGGGCCCGCCGCAGCTTCACCCGGGCCCAGCGGATCGCCCTGGCCGAACGCGACGGCGGCTGCGCCTGGCCCGGCTGCCCGCATCCACCGGGCTATACCGAGGCCCACCATCTCGAATGGTGGGAGCGGGACGACGGGCCCACCGACCTCTGCAACGGGATCCTGCTCTGCAGCGGCTGCCACCACCGAATACACGACAATGGCTGGCAGGTGGAGATCATCGACAACGTGCCGTGGTTCATCCCGCCGGCCAGCGTGGACCCCGACCGGACGCCCCGACGCGGAGGCCGGATCAGCATCGACACCATCGCCTGCTGAGGCGCGCGAGCAACGTGGTGCTCGCCTCGCCCGCTATCGGCTGCGGGCTGGCAGAGCGGTCTGATTCTGCGCTTGCCAGAGGGCTCGGGCGATCACCTTCTCGTCGCGGGCGTTCACGATGGCGCGCAGGATGATCGCCAGCAGCGTGCCGATCAGGCCGCCGATGGTGTTGGCGAAGACATCGCTCATCGTGGCGAAGCGTGCGGTGAGCAGACCGGCCTGGGTGAGTTCAATGGCCACGGAGAGCGCCGGCGAGACCAGAACGGCGACCCACCAGATGCGGGCGGGCAGGGCCAGGCCGAGCAGGAAGCCGAGTGGTACGAACATGAGGATGTTCGCCGTGAACTCCAGCTTGTTGTAGCCGAACCACTCAGGCACGCCGTTGCGGTGCAGCACGCCGAGGAACTTGTCGATCGCGGATTCGAAGCCCTGGTCAAGCGGGGTCGGCGAGAGCGTCATGGCGGCAACGACGCCGATGTAGGCCAGAAGCAGCAACAGGGAGGCGTTGCGGCGGGCATGGCTCGGTGGTGGCTGTTGGCTCATTCGCTGGTGCCCCTCGGTTGCCGGTCACGTGAAAGAGCCAGCGTAGGTGACGCGCTGGGTGTTTCGCGCATCGGCGGGCGCCGCCCGCGCGTCGGCCACGCGTCGGCCGCGCCCGCCAATGCCGTCGTTGCCGCCGGCGCTACTGCGTGGAGAAGGCCGCGTCGAAGCTCGTCGCCGGCTGCTTCCAGAGCAGCGAGCGAATGTAGGCGAGTGCCTGCGGGCCGCCGTGCAGGCGGTCCATGCCCGCGTCCTCCCACTCGACCGAGATCGGGCCGGTGTAGCCGACCGCGTTGAGCGCCCGGAAGGCGTCCTCCCACGGCACATCACCGTGGCCGGTCGACACGAAGTCCCAGCCGCGGCGCGGGTCGCCCCACGGCAGGTGCGAGCCGAGCACCCCGGCCCGGCCGTTCTGCGGCCGCATCCGCGTGTCCTTGCAGTCGACGTGGTAGATCCGGTCCTGGAAGTCCCAGATGAAGCCGACGGGGTCGATGTTCTGCCACATCATGTGGCTGGGGTCCCAGTTGAACCCGAACGCGGGGCGGTGCCCGATGGCGTCGAGGGTGCGCACACTCGACCAGTAGTCGTAGGCGATCTCGCTCGGGTGCACCTCGTGGGCGAAACGCACGCCCTCGTCGTCGAAGACGTCGAGGATCGGGTGCCAGCGGGTGGCGAAGTCCTCGAAGCCGGCGTCGATCACGCTGGCCGGCACGGGCGGGAACATGGCGACGTACGGCCAGATCTTGGAGCCGGTGAACCCGACGACGGTGTCGACGCCGAGCTTGCGCGCCACCCGCGCCGCCCGCTTCATGTCGTCGGCCGCGCGCTGGCGGACCCCCTCCGCATCGCCGTCTCCCCAGGTGTAGTCGCGCACGATGGCCTGGTGGCGAAAGTCGATCGGGTCGTCGCAGACGGCCTGCCCGGTGAGGTGGTTGGAGATGGCGTAGACGCTCAGGCCGTGCCTGTCGAGGGTCTCCAGCCGCGAGCGCAGGTACGCGTCGTCCTCGTCGGCGCGCTTGAGGTCGAGGTGGTCGCCGGATGCCGCGATCTCCAGCCCGTCGTAGCCCCACTCGGCCGCCAGCCGCGCCACCTCCTCGAACGGGAGGTCGGCCCACTGCCCGGTGAAGAGCGTGACCGGATGCGTCGGGGTTTCGACAGGCTCAACCGACGGGGTCGGCGAAACCGAAGGGGTCGGCTCCTGTGGCGCGTGCTGCTCGGTCATCGGTGTTCCCTCTCGTTCTGCAAGGCGGTGAGGTAGGCAAAGGAGTCTGCGGCGAGCGCATCCTGGCTCTCGGCGAGGGGCCGCCAGACGGAGGCCGCGACGGCGATGGTGGCGTTGTCGCCGGTGAAGCTCTCCAGGCCGAGCGGACCGCGGTAGTCGACGTCGTCGAGCGCGTCCAGGAACGCCGCCCAGTCGATGTGGTCGTCGCCGACGGCGCCACGGTCGTTGCCGCAGACCTGCACATAGGCGAGGTGCCGGCCGGCCCGGCGGATGGCGTCGCCGATGCTCTTCTCCTCGATGTTGAGGTGGTAGCTGTCCAGCGCGAGCCCCAGGCCGCGGCCGAGCAGCGGGCCGAGGGCGGAGAGCGCCTGCTCGACGGTGTTGATGAGGCTCGTCTCATAGCGGTTGAGGGGCTCAACGGCCAGGCGGATGCCGCTACGCTCGGCCCGGTTCACGACGGGGGCCAGCGCGGCGCGCAGTTCCTCGTGGTGCGCGGCCCTGTCGGCATCCGACATGCGCCAGGTGCGCCCGGTTGCCGCGTAGAACGGGCCGGCGACGATGCGGGAGCCGATGCGCTCGGCCACGTCGATGCAGTGCCCGAGGTAGTTCTGGGTGGCGACGATCTCGCTCGCCGGGGCGGCGACCAGGTTGCGGCCGGGGCCCATCGCGCCAACCACGATCGGCAGCAGGCGGTGCTCGGCCAGCACGTCGCGGGCGCGCTCCGGCGACCAGTCCCCCGGCGTCTCGACCGGCAGCTCGATCGCGCCGAACCCGAGGGCCGCGGCCTTGGCGGCGAGCGTCTCGAGGGTGGAGTCGGTGAGCGGGCTCGTCCACACCCACGTGTTCACGCCGAGCGTGCGTCTCATACTGCCTCCTTGCAGTTGTGGTGACGGCGTCACCGGGGAGAACCAGATGAGCCTGTCGAAACCACCGTAGAGGTTTCGACAGGCCCACCGCTGGTCAGGCTCCTTACGGAATCTGGCGCTCCTGCCAGATCGTCGGGTAGCCGGGCAGGTCTTCTCCGCCGAACTTGGCGTAGTGACCGTCGGGCATGCCGTCGTTGGCGGCGAGGTACTGGTCAACCTCTTCGGCCGTGATCGGGCTCTGCGGCAGCACCCACTCCTGGGGGACCTGCTCGCCAGCGAAGATCATCTGGGCGGCGAGCAGCGGCGTCCGCCACTGGAAATTGGAGTAGACGGGGGCGAGGCCGGTCAGACCGGTTTCCTTCCACTTGCGCAGGAAGCTCATCTCGTCTTCACCGGTCATGACCGGGTAGTCCACTCCGGCATCCTCGAAGGCCTCGATAGCGGCGACGGCGCCGTCACCGGCGTCCATCCAGATGCCCTTGACGTCACCCTTGGCGAGCTCATCGGAGATGATCTTCTTGATCTCGACCGGGTCGGCACCCGTGAAGTAGTCGACGGCCTCGATGCCGGCCTCATCGAAGAGCTTCTCGGCCGCTGCCCAGCGCTGCTCGAGCACGTCGACGCCCGGCAGGATGCGCAGGGCCACGACCTTGTCACCCTCCTGGAGGTTGTCGATCAGGAACTCGGCGGTGTCGATGCCCCACGCGAATCCACCGATCGGGTGGATGAACGTGACGGGGCAGTCGGTCTGCACGCCGCGGTCGAAGACGATCACCGGCAGGCCGGTGTCGCAGGCCCGCTCGACAGCCGGAGTCATGGCCGCCGTGCTGTTCGGC carries:
- a CDS encoding UDP-glucose dehydrogenase family protein; protein product: MKLSVIGCGYLGAVHASAMAELGHEVVGIDVDQAKIEQLAAGRPPFFEPGLPEILTSAGASGRLRFSTDMAEVSEATVHFVAVGTPQMQGSYAADMRYVDAAIDALIPYLKAGDLVVGKSTVPVGTAARLAQKLAESGSGATLAWNPEFLREGFAVKDTIEPDRLVYGVADERAASVLDEVYATALGTGTPRIITDYATAELVKVAANAFLATKISFINAMAEIAEVTGADVGQLADAIGHDARIGRRFLNAGVGFGGGCLPKDIRAFTARAEELGRGESVAFLKEVDAINLRRRQRVVDLAVEALGGSVYDKRIAVLGVTFKPDSDDVRDSPALDVAVQLKGLGARVVSTDPQGIENARIRHPQLDYAGTADEALAGADLVVLATEWKQFRELDPVRSATLVAGASVIDGRNALDAAVWRAAGWTYRGMGRP
- a CDS encoding HNH endonuclease signature motif containing protein — protein: MNEALETLADSVDALASAWEQASPASFAGPLSEALGRQVEADFEGMTDSTLISTVERLQNVVRAADALRMRAAAEVGRRSRPELGPERLCTRQGSNSAPGFLSEVMRVPIGEAAKLQRLGERTASGLSFSGAVIPPPFPAVAAALTAGTIGTDAAAHIVRMLESVAPRADREHMARAEESLVHAAETLTVATILQLCQAWRDRLDQDGVRPREDELRSRRALTRRTTADGMTELHVVLDPESAAIVVTAVDGIVSAQLHANRENDDPALADGRELPALRLDALVDIARHALGCEKTMPALRSTTVVVRTTLEELTSGLGTAEIDGVADGLSAASARRLAASAEIIPIVLGGRSEVLDLGRARRSFTRAQRIALAERDGGCAWPGCPHPPGYTEAHHLEWWERDDGPTDLCNGILLCSGCHHRIHDNGWQVEIIDNVPWFIPPASVDPDRTPRRGGRISIDTIAC
- a CDS encoding VanZ family protein, with protein sequence MSQQPPPSHARRNASLLLLLAYIGVVAAMTLSPTPLDQGFESAIDKFLGVLHRNGVPEWFGYNKLEFTANILMFVPLGFLLGLALPARIWWVAVLVSPALSVAIELTQAGLLTARFATMSDVFANTIGGLIGTLLAIILRAIVNARDEKVIARALWQAQNQTALPARSR
- a CDS encoding sugar phosphate isomerase/epimerase family protein, producing MTEQHAPQEPTPSVSPTPSVEPVETPTHPVTLFTGQWADLPFEEVARLAAEWGYDGLEIAASGDHLDLKRADEDDAYLRSRLETLDRHGLSVYAISNHLTGQAVCDDPIDFRHQAIVRDYTWGDGDAEGVRQRAADDMKRAARVARKLGVDTVVGFTGSKIWPYVAMFPPVPASVIDAGFEDFATRWHPILDVFDDEGVRFAHEVHPSEIAYDYWSSVRTLDAIGHRPAFGFNWDPSHMMWQNIDPVGFIWDFQDRIYHVDCKDTRMRPQNGRAGVLGSHLPWGDPRRGWDFVSTGHGDVPWEDAFRALNAVGYTGPISVEWEDAGMDRLHGGPQALAYIRSLLWKQPATSFDAAFSTQ
- a CDS encoding sugar phosphate isomerase/epimerase family protein, with the protein product MRRTLGVNTWVWTSPLTDSTLETLAAKAAALGFGAIELPVETPGDWSPERARDVLAEHRLLPIVVGAMGPGRNLVAAPASEIVATQNYLGHCIDVAERIGSRIVAGPFYAATGRTWRMSDADRAAHHEELRAALAPVVNRAERSGIRLAVEPLNRYETSLINTVEQALSALGPLLGRGLGLALDSYHLNIEEKSIGDAIRRAGRHLAYVQVCGNDRGAVGDDHIDWAAFLDALDDVDYRGPLGLESFTGDNATIAVAASVWRPLAESQDALAADSFAYLTALQNEREHR
- a CDS encoding substrate-binding domain-containing protein — encoded protein: MVGAFALLTLAGCTTDPGVTAPTETTGSEETAAPSVEWFDQALFDKQDAERSVVPEGPDGKPYLQYINAEMVDTSQYKAEGAKKGCFANASISNPWRQTGWITMNEQLKALQESGAISELETRDAQDSDDTQIADIDYFINEGNCDFFVISPNSTAAMTPAVERACDTGLPVIVFDRGVQTDCPVTFIHPIGGFAWGIDTAEFLIDNLQEGDKVVALRILPGVDVLEQRWAAAEKLFDEAGIEAVDYFTGADPVEIKKIISDELAKGDVKGIWMDAGDGAVAAIEAFEDAGVDYPVMTGEDEMSFLRKWKETGLTGLAPVYSNFQWRTPLLAAQMIFAGEQVPQEWVLPQSPITAEEVDQYLAANDGMPDGHYAKFGGEDLPGYPTIWQERQIP